A window of Psychromonas sp. CNPT3 contains these coding sequences:
- the recG gene encoding ATP-dependent DNA helicase RecG, protein MKLEKIPLSALHGVGIKMLEKLAKINMHNVVDLLFHLPLHYQDRACVYPISQLQDGMQVSIAGRIVSCQVQKGKRRILKCKIRDESGIACLNFFHFNVAQQNAFTEGRLIQCFGEFKRGYQGVEVTHPEYHFIDQRQENTQGGHLTPVYPSTDGLKQNNLRKLVLQSLQLLQQNGIEEVLPTHLLSHPLSLQDALLYLHQPPTDACIEQLEARSHPAQQRLILEELLAQQVNMLMMRSAVQKNKSMDIAKSTILAPKLLHALPFTATQAQLRVGIEIADDLQKNIPMMRLVQGDVGSGKTLVAALAALSVIEAGYQVALMAPTELLAEQHRLTFQNWFAPLGVRVGMLSGKMKVKEKRSQTLDIQLGLAQMVIGTHALFSDNVVFKNLQLIIVDEQHRFGVHQRLALLSKGQSGDVAPHQLTMTATPIPRTLAMTAYADLKISVIDELPAGRMPVQTTVLPEMRRGDIIKRVYQACKNQGRQAYWVCTLICESEVLQCQAAEDIANNLQLSLVDLRIGLVHGRMSALEKQYVMDAFKSGELDLLVATTVIEVGVDVPNASLMIIENAERLGLAQLHQLRGRVGRGTVASHCVLLYKDPLSNVAKKRLQILRRSNDGFYIAEQDLLIRGPGEVLGTKQTGVASFKIADLLRDQSLLPDVQRLAGLLLTQHPQYITPLTTRWLGDKQDYGQV, encoded by the coding sequence ATGAAACTAGAAAAAATTCCATTAAGTGCTCTTCATGGTGTTGGCATAAAGATGTTAGAAAAATTAGCCAAAATAAACATGCATAATGTTGTTGATCTTCTTTTTCATTTACCATTACATTACCAAGATCGTGCGTGTGTATATCCCATTTCACAATTACAAGATGGCATGCAAGTGAGTATTGCTGGGCGTATTGTCAGTTGCCAAGTACAAAAGGGAAAACGACGCATTTTAAAATGTAAAATTCGTGATGAGAGTGGTATTGCTTGTCTTAATTTTTTTCATTTTAATGTGGCTCAACAAAATGCGTTTACAGAAGGTCGGCTGATACAATGTTTTGGTGAGTTTAAGCGAGGCTATCAAGGTGTTGAAGTCACTCATCCTGAGTATCATTTTATCGACCAACGTCAGGAAAACACACAAGGTGGTCACTTAACGCCTGTATACCCTAGTACCGACGGCTTAAAGCAAAATAATTTACGTAAATTAGTATTACAATCGTTACAACTTTTACAGCAAAATGGCATAGAAGAAGTGTTACCAACGCATTTGCTGAGCCATCCTTTAAGCCTACAAGATGCGCTACTTTATTTGCATCAACCACCTACCGATGCCTGCATTGAACAACTTGAAGCGCGCAGTCATCCTGCCCAACAACGTTTAATTTTAGAAGAATTATTAGCACAACAAGTCAATATGTTAATGATGCGTAGCGCGGTGCAAAAAAATAAAAGCATGGACATTGCTAAAAGCACAATACTTGCGCCAAAATTACTGCACGCGTTGCCATTCACTGCAACGCAGGCCCAGCTACGAGTTGGCATTGAAATAGCCGATGATTTACAAAAAAACATTCCGATGATGCGCCTCGTACAAGGCGATGTGGGCTCTGGGAAAACCTTAGTTGCAGCACTCGCTGCATTAAGTGTGATAGAAGCGGGTTATCAAGTGGCATTAATGGCACCCACCGAGTTATTGGCTGAGCAACATCGTTTGACCTTTCAAAACTGGTTTGCGCCACTTGGAGTTCGCGTTGGCATGTTATCAGGGAAAATGAAAGTCAAAGAGAAGCGCTCACAAACGCTAGATATACAATTGGGTCTCGCGCAAATGGTGATTGGTACGCATGCACTCTTCTCAGATAACGTCGTATTTAAAAACTTACAATTGATCATTGTTGATGAGCAACATCGCTTTGGTGTACATCAGCGGCTGGCCTTACTCAGTAAAGGGCAATCAGGTGACGTTGCGCCACATCAATTGACCATGACAGCGACACCTATCCCCCGTACTTTGGCGATGACAGCTTATGCAGACTTGAAAATTTCGGTAATTGATGAGCTACCCGCGGGGCGCATGCCGGTGCAAACTACGGTGTTACCTGAAATGCGTCGAGGCGATATTATCAAGCGTGTTTATCAAGCCTGTAAAAATCAAGGTCGCCAAGCTTATTGGGTGTGCACGTTAATTTGTGAGTCGGAAGTGTTGCAATGCCAAGCGGCCGAAGATATTGCGAATAATTTACAACTTTCATTAGTTGATTTACGCATTGGTTTAGTACATGGGCGAATGAGCGCGTTAGAAAAACAGTATGTTATGGATGCCTTTAAAAGTGGTGAATTAGATTTACTGGTGGCAACAACCGTGATTGAAGTCGGAGTTGATGTTCCTAACGCGAGTTTAATGATCATTGAAAATGCGGAGCGTTTAGGTCTTGCGCAATTACATCAATTACGCGGCCGTGTGGGTCGAGGCACTGTTGCGAGTCATTGCGTTTTACTTTATAAAGATCCGTTATCGAATGTTGCCAAAAAACGCTTACAAATATTACGACGCAGTAATGATGGCTTTTATATTGCAGAGCAAGATCTTTTAATTCGAGGCCCAGGTGAAGTTTTAGGTACCAAGCAAACAGGTGTAGCAAGTTTTAAAATTGCTGATTTACTGCGTGACCAAAGCTTGCTGCCGGACGTGCAACGTTTAGCGGGGCTATTACTGACTCAACATCCACAATATATCACGCCGTTAACGACGCGTTGGCTCGGTGATAAGCAAGATTACGGACAAGTATAG
- the glnL gene encoding nitrogen regulation protein NR(II): MLTTQLTQLPFALLEEAQTAFLVITHNGEIIYANPACELLLLQSTQRLKAQTLAQLAEQFHFDKRYIEKVFKTHNAFTQSEVSLLIEGRPLLLNLSVSPLLFNEQAHVLIEMQGISQQRKSRQVYYQQHQQQVAQDLMRSLAHEIKNPLGGLRGAAQLLEAELGSEDLKEFTQIIIQQADRLSALVDRLLGPTAIGTRKRDNIHVALEQVRKLVQIDLPDSIHLHVDYDPSIPDFEMQSDQLQQAFLNIVQNAVQALSSANTQNAKITIRTRSAHQITINGRPQRLVAEIKITDNGPGISKHLQDTLFFPMVTGREKGTGLGLSIAQTLIKQHHGRIEYQSCSTQTEFLIYLPIIL, from the coding sequence ATGCTAACAACTCAACTCACCCAGCTACCCTTTGCACTTTTAGAAGAAGCACAAACCGCTTTTCTGGTTATTACGCATAACGGGGAGATCATTTATGCTAACCCCGCCTGTGAACTGCTTCTTTTACAAAGTACGCAGCGTCTCAAAGCGCAAACATTGGCGCAATTAGCAGAGCAGTTTCATTTTGATAAGCGTTACATTGAAAAAGTATTTAAAACACATAATGCATTTACGCAAAGTGAAGTCTCATTACTTATCGAAGGGCGCCCACTTTTATTAAATTTAAGTGTCAGCCCTCTGCTTTTTAATGAGCAAGCCCATGTACTTATTGAAATGCAAGGGATCAGCCAGCAACGTAAATCGAGACAAGTGTATTACCAGCAACACCAACAACAAGTCGCACAAGATTTGATGCGCTCTTTAGCGCATGAAATTAAAAATCCATTAGGAGGATTACGTGGCGCAGCACAATTACTTGAAGCCGAATTAGGTAGTGAAGATTTGAAAGAATTCACCCAAATCATTATTCAACAAGCAGATAGATTAAGTGCGTTAGTAGACCGTTTACTCGGCCCTACCGCCATAGGGACAAGAAAACGTGACAATATACACGTTGCGTTAGAGCAGGTGCGTAAACTCGTACAAATAGACCTTCCGGATAGCATCCACTTACATGTGGATTATGATCCCAGTATCCCCGACTTTGAAATGCAATCGGATCAACTGCAACAAGCTTTTCTTAATATTGTGCAAAATGCAGTGCAAGCTCTTAGTAGTGCAAATACCCAAAATGCAAAAATAACCATACGCACACGCAGTGCGCACCAGATAACCATTAATGGGAGGCCACAACGCCTTGTGGCTGAAATAAAAATAACCGACAATGGCCCAGGTATTAGTAAGCACTTACAAGATACGCTTTTTTTCCCCATGGTGACGGGCAGAGAGAAAGGTACAGGGCTGGGGTTGTCAATCGCACAAACGCTAATAAAACAACACCATGGACGAATTGAATACCAAAGTTGCAGTACACAAACTGAGTTTTTGATCTATTTACCAATCATTTTATAA
- a CDS encoding hybrid-cluster NAD(P)-dependent oxidoreductase: MQSQFESIICVKRTDETSDASTFEFKKLDNSVFYYKAGQFITFAVDVAGELEYRAYSLASTPSKPESISITIKRVAGGKVSNYLLDNLQAGIGLPAMAPAGEFTLEDNLLTNEIVLFSAGSGITPCISIARYLLDTEQAVNIHFIYSACSDKDIIMEKQLMSLHQRYDNFRVSFILEETDHEGRIKGRLNETNFVQLVPDLKGKTIFTCGPTAYMDVLKSLLIEHDFDMQFFHKESFVALKNTVEEHNETETFQIFAPQYGKSLTIKNNQTLLEALEMAGVPIIGACRSGVCGACKCKVVGDVKSSSEAMLSAEQIKQGYVLSCSSRAYSDLVVEL, from the coding sequence ATGCAATCTCAATTTGAATCTATTATCTGTGTAAAACGTACCGATGAAACGTCGGATGCCAGCACCTTTGAATTTAAAAAACTCGATAATAGTGTCTTTTATTATAAAGCCGGACAATTTATTACTTTTGCTGTAGATGTCGCCGGTGAGTTGGAATATCGTGCATACTCGCTTGCATCAACACCCTCAAAACCTGAATCAATCTCGATCACCATCAAACGAGTAGCGGGTGGTAAAGTATCTAATTATTTACTTGATAATTTACAAGCGGGTATAGGCTTACCGGCTATGGCGCCGGCGGGAGAGTTTACGCTTGAAGATAATCTGTTAACAAACGAGATTGTACTGTTTAGTGCTGGTAGTGGTATTACGCCTTGTATATCGATTGCGCGCTATCTTTTAGACACAGAACAAGCGGTAAATATTCACTTTATTTACAGTGCATGTAGTGATAAAGATATTATTATGGAAAAACAGTTAATGTCACTGCATCAGCGCTATGATAATTTTCGTGTTTCGTTTATTTTAGAGGAAACAGATCATGAGGGTAGAATAAAAGGACGTTTAAACGAAACTAACTTTGTACAGCTGGTTCCTGATCTTAAAGGGAAAACAATCTTCACGTGTGGACCAACTGCGTATATGGATGTTCTGAAATCATTGTTGATAGAGCATGACTTCGATATGCAATTTTTTCACAAAGAAAGTTTTGTTGCGCTAAAAAACACAGTAGAAGAGCATAACGAGACAGAGACATTTCAGATTTTCGCACCACAATATGGGAAAAGTTTGACCATAAAAAATAATCAAACATTACTCGAAGCATTAGAAATGGCGGGTGTGCCGATAATTGGAGCTTGTCGCTCTGGTGTTTGCGGCGCGTGTAAATGTAAAGTGGTTGGCGATGTTAAAAGCAGTAGTGAGGCGATGCTTAGTGCGGAGCAAATCAAACAAGGTTATGTTCTGAGTTGCAGTAGTCGAGCTTATTCTGATTTAGTGGTTGAGCTTTAA
- the glnG gene encoding nitrogen regulation protein NR(I), whose protein sequence is MATAWIVDDDHAIRWVLERTLKTKKISYASFPDAERLWEQLQIEQPEVIISDIRMPGQDGLALMQRIHQKFPSLPIIIMTAHSDLDSAVSAYQSGAFEYLPKPFDIHEASTMIQRAISHSLELKQKRAQPEIPLHTPEIIGEAPAMQDVFRVIGRLSRSSMNVLINGQSGTGKELVAHALHKHSPRSQQTFIALNMAAIPRELIEAELFGHEKGAFTGAVNSRKGRFEQADGGTLFLDEIGDMPLDVQTRLLRVLSDGQFYRVGGAQAIQVDVRIIAATHHNLEEKVKNGDFREDLFHRLNVIRLQLPALHERREDIPLLSQHFLQQIALELKVEQKKISNACQKHLQGLLWPGNVRQLENLCRWLTVMASGQEIHINDLPLEISAQTADMPSDTPQWQKNLVQWTLAALQNGQQDLLSEALPQLEKLMLQTTLSFTHGKKLEAAKRLGWGRNTLTRKLKEFNL, encoded by the coding sequence ATGGCAACAGCATGGATAGTGGATGACGATCATGCCATTCGTTGGGTATTAGAGCGCACCTTAAAAACAAAAAAAATAAGTTATGCCAGTTTTCCCGATGCAGAGCGTTTATGGGAGCAATTACAAATAGAGCAACCTGAAGTCATCATTTCTGACATCCGTATGCCCGGTCAGGATGGTCTTGCATTAATGCAGCGTATTCATCAAAAATTTCCATCGCTCCCCATTATCATTATGACGGCGCACAGTGACTTAGACAGCGCCGTTAGCGCTTACCAAAGTGGCGCTTTTGAATATTTACCCAAACCTTTTGATATTCATGAAGCGAGTACCATGATCCAGCGGGCTATTAGCCATAGTTTGGAATTAAAACAAAAGCGTGCACAGCCTGAAATACCGTTACATACACCTGAAATTATTGGCGAAGCGCCGGCGATGCAAGATGTATTTAGAGTCATTGGTCGCCTTTCGCGATCTAGCATGAATGTATTAATAAATGGCCAGTCAGGTACCGGTAAAGAGTTGGTTGCACACGCATTACATAAACATAGCCCACGTAGCCAGCAAACATTTATCGCCTTAAATATGGCAGCCATCCCAAGGGAGCTTATCGAAGCTGAACTTTTTGGACATGAAAAAGGTGCCTTTACGGGGGCAGTAAATAGTCGAAAAGGACGCTTTGAACAAGCCGATGGAGGCACCTTATTTCTTGATGAAATTGGAGATATGCCACTTGATGTACAAACTCGCTTACTGCGCGTGCTTTCCGATGGACAATTTTACCGTGTTGGGGGCGCGCAAGCGATACAAGTTGATGTGCGTATTATCGCGGCAACTCATCATAATTTAGAAGAAAAAGTAAAAAATGGCGATTTCCGAGAAGATCTCTTTCATCGTTTAAACGTGATCCGCTTACAGCTTCCTGCCTTGCATGAGCGCCGTGAAGATATCCCTTTATTAAGCCAACATTTTTTACAACAAATTGCCCTTGAACTCAAAGTTGAACAGAAAAAAATTAGCAACGCATGTCAAAAACATTTACAGGGTTTATTGTGGCCAGGTAATGTTCGCCAGCTTGAAAATTTGTGTCGCTGGCTAACGGTGATGGCCAGTGGTCAAGAGATACATATTAATGACCTTCCGCTTGAAATCAGCGCTCAAACAGCTGATATGCCAAGTGATACGCCACAATGGCAAAAAAACTTAGTACAGTGGACCTTGGCCGCCTTACAAAATGGGCAGCAAGATTTACTGAGTGAGGCGTTACCTCAACTCGAAAAGTTAATGCTACAAACTACCTTATCCTTTACCCATGGTAAAAAATTAGAAGCAGCTAAAAGACTCGGCTGGGGCCGTAATACGTTAACCCGTAAATTAAAAGAATTTAACCTTTAA
- the putP gene encoding sodium/proline symporter PutP, with the protein MIENNFAITSVFIAYLLVMLFIGWYAYQRTKNSADYFLGGRTLGPWPAALSAGASDMSGWLLLGLPGYAYAAGIESLWLAGGLLLGTWANWYICAKRLRTFSITTDDALTLPEYISRRFQDNSKILQTMAAFFILMFFLFYTSSGLVAGGKLFETVFGLDYHYAVVIGTVCVVSYTLFGGFLAVAWTDLVQGLLMSAALLVVPLAAMQGDFSQLSVDLYQINPELLTLWNGIDGQPLSWIAIVSLLAWGLGYFGQPHILARFNATRSNKDLVAARRIAVIWTALSMCGAVLVGLVGLIYVQGELVDGEKIFMILVNTIFHPLMAGVLLAAILAAIMSTADSQLLVSSSALAEDFYKQLIRPQASSAEIMLVGRLGVIFLSLLALYLAMTPESSVLGLVSYAWAGFGAAFGPVLILSLYWKRMTRNGALAGMLVGGVSVLIWKPLTGGIFDLYEIVPGIIFASIAIVVASLMSAKPSQKVLDQYATYEKNLIEFD; encoded by the coding sequence ATGATTGAGAATAATTTCGCGATCACCTCTGTCTTTATAGCTTATCTTTTGGTGATGTTATTTATTGGCTGGTATGCATATCAACGTACAAAAAATTCGGCAGATTACTTTTTAGGTGGACGGACACTCGGGCCGTGGCCGGCAGCTCTCTCTGCAGGTGCATCTGATATGAGTGGCTGGTTACTACTGGGGCTACCCGGTTATGCCTATGCTGCGGGGATAGAATCATTATGGTTAGCGGGCGGTTTATTATTGGGAACGTGGGCAAACTGGTATATTTGCGCCAAACGTCTACGTACTTTTAGTATTACAACGGATGATGCGTTAACACTCCCTGAATATATCTCACGTCGTTTTCAAGATAACTCTAAAATACTACAAACGATGGCAGCCTTCTTTATTCTGATGTTTTTCTTGTTTTATACGAGTTCAGGCTTAGTTGCTGGCGGTAAATTATTTGAAACAGTCTTTGGCTTAGATTATCACTACGCTGTTGTGATAGGCACGGTTTGTGTGGTGTCTTATACCTTATTTGGTGGTTTTTTAGCTGTGGCATGGACAGATCTGGTACAAGGATTATTAATGTCTGCCGCTTTATTAGTGGTACCTTTGGCCGCGATGCAAGGTGATTTTTCACAATTAAGCGTCGATCTTTATCAAATTAACCCCGAATTATTAACGCTATGGAATGGTATTGATGGGCAACCCTTATCATGGATTGCCATTGTGTCATTATTAGCATGGGGTTTAGGCTACTTTGGTCAGCCTCATATATTGGCTCGATTTAATGCGACGCGCAGTAATAAAGATCTCGTGGCAGCCAGACGTATTGCGGTGATATGGACGGCATTATCCATGTGTGGTGCTGTTTTAGTGGGGCTCGTTGGCCTTATTTATGTGCAGGGCGAGCTTGTTGATGGTGAAAAAATATTTATGATCTTAGTAAATACTATTTTTCATCCCTTAATGGCCGGCGTTTTATTAGCGGCTATTTTAGCCGCTATCATGAGTACGGCAGATTCTCAGTTACTGGTTTCTTCCTCTGCATTAGCGGAAGATTTTTATAAACAACTTATTCGTCCGCAAGCTTCTTCAGCAGAAATTATGTTGGTGGGGCGTTTAGGTGTTATTTTCTTATCGTTATTAGCACTCTATTTAGCCATGACGCCAGAAAGTTCGGTATTAGGATTAGTCTCTTATGCGTGGGCGGGTTTTGGTGCCGCATTTGGCCCTGTATTGATCCTAAGCTTGTATTGGAAACGCATGACTCGCAATGGCGCGTTAGCGGGAATGCTTGTCGGTGGCGTTAGCGTTTTGATTTGGAAGCCGTTAACGGGAGGGATTTTTGATCTTTATGAGATCGTACCCGGTATTATTTTTGCAAGTATTGCGATTGTTGTCGCTAGCTTAATGAGCGCAAAACCGAGTCAAAAGGTATTGGATCAGTATGCTACGTATGAAAAGAACTTAATTGAGTTTGATTAA
- a CDS encoding DUF4124 domain-containing protein, producing MPLFIYLFFFGLFSASVYASDTTIYKTIDAQGNVHFSDKANENNKPIEIKINNVFAVPNKSEVNTSQHIIEKKSFEKQKTKIIAYQANINYPRNDMALRSNNGELKVQVKISPNMLSTQKLQLYIDGVKVGKAQHTTTITQQSVGRGTHLLQVYLIDKDKQILHKSPVIRMHLLRANVKR from the coding sequence ATGCCTTTATTCATTTACCTCTTTTTCTTCGGCCTTTTCAGTGCCAGTGTTTACGCCTCCGATACCACCATTTATAAAACTATAGATGCCCAAGGTAATGTGCATTTTTCCGATAAAGCCAATGAAAACAATAAACCTATCGAGATTAAAATCAATAATGTTTTTGCTGTGCCTAACAAAAGTGAAGTGAACACATCGCAACATATCATTGAAAAAAAATCCTTTGAAAAACAAAAAACAAAAATTATCGCTTATCAAGCCAATATCAATTATCCACGCAATGATATGGCACTGCGCAGTAATAATGGGGAACTAAAGGTACAAGTCAAAATTTCACCTAATATGCTCAGTACTCAAAAGTTACAATTATATATAGATGGCGTCAAAGTCGGTAAAGCGCAGCACACAACGACAATCACACAACAAAGCGTTGGCCGTGGCACGCATCTATTGCAGGTTTATTTAATCGATAAAGATAAACAAATTCTCCATAAAAGCCCCGTTATTAGAATGCACCTTTTACGCGCCAATGTTAAAAGATAA